One stretch of Mastomys coucha isolate ucsf_1 unplaced genomic scaffold, UCSF_Mcou_1 pScaffold12, whole genome shotgun sequence DNA includes these proteins:
- the Fopnl gene encoding lisH domain-containing protein FOPNL isoform X1, whose amino-acid sequence MATVTELKAVLKDTLEKRGVLGHLKARIRAEVFNALDDDRESRPSLSHENLLINELIREYLEFNKYKYTASVLIAESGQPVVPLDRQFLIRELNAFEESKDNSIPLLYGILAHFLRGPSDGVQNVLLTESTLHPADKHLSWKPTRRPDGDYQKKDTGPRTTTEELHAAAQAVSR is encoded by the exons ATGGCGACTGTTACTGAGCTGAAAGCTG ttTTAAAGGACACCTTGGAAAAAAGGGGAGTGTTAGGACATTTAAAAGCAAGGATCCGTGCTGAAGTTTTCAATGCCCTGGATGATGATCGTGAATCCCGACCATCGTTGTCTCATGAGAACCTtctaattaatgaattaattaggGAGTATTTGgaattcaataaatataaatacacagcCTCTGTCCTCATAGCAG AATCTGGTCAACCTGTAGTTCCGTTGGACAGACAGTTTCTCATCCGTGAACTAAATGCCTTTGAAGAATCAAAGGATAACTCAAT CCCTCTGTTATATGGAATTTTAGCCCATTTCTTGCGTGGTCCTTCAGATGGAGTTCAGAATGTGCTTCTGACAGAGTCAACACTGCACCCTGCAGACAAGCATCTCAGCTGGAAGCCCACCAGAAGACCAGATG gtGACTACCAGAAGAAGGACACAGGGCCAAGAACCACAACTGAAGAGCTGCATGCTGCTGCACAAGCAGTCAGTAGATGA
- the Fopnl gene encoding lisH domain-containing protein FOPNL isoform X3, with amino-acid sequence MATVTELKAESGQPVVPLDRQFLIRELNAFEESKDNSIPLLYGILAHFLRGPSDGVQNVLLTESTLHPADKHLSWKPTRRPDGDYQKKDTGPRTTTEELHAAAQAVSR; translated from the exons ATGGCGACTGTTACTGAGCTGAAAGCTG AATCTGGTCAACCTGTAGTTCCGTTGGACAGACAGTTTCTCATCCGTGAACTAAATGCCTTTGAAGAATCAAAGGATAACTCAAT CCCTCTGTTATATGGAATTTTAGCCCATTTCTTGCGTGGTCCTTCAGATGGAGTTCAGAATGTGCTTCTGACAGAGTCAACACTGCACCCTGCAGACAAGCATCTCAGCTGGAAGCCCACCAGAAGACCAGATG gtGACTACCAGAAGAAGGACACAGGGCCAAGAACCACAACTGAAGAGCTGCATGCTGCTGCACAAGCAGTCAGTAGATGA
- the Fopnl gene encoding lisH domain-containing protein FOPNL isoform X5: MATVTELKAVLKDTLEKRGVLGHLKARIRAEVFNALDDDRESRPSLSHENLLINELIREYLEFNKYKYTASVLIAGDYQKKDTGPRTTTEELHAAAQAVSR, encoded by the exons ATGGCGACTGTTACTGAGCTGAAAGCTG ttTTAAAGGACACCTTGGAAAAAAGGGGAGTGTTAGGACATTTAAAAGCAAGGATCCGTGCTGAAGTTTTCAATGCCCTGGATGATGATCGTGAATCCCGACCATCGTTGTCTCATGAGAACCTtctaattaatgaattaattaggGAGTATTTGgaattcaataaatataaatacacagcCTCTGTCCTCATAGCAG gtGACTACCAGAAGAAGGACACAGGGCCAAGAACCACAACTGAAGAGCTGCATGCTGCTGCACAAGCAGTCAGTAGATGA
- the Fopnl gene encoding lisH domain-containing protein FOPNL isoform X2 — MATVTELKAVLKDTLEKRGVLGHLKARIRAEVFNALDDDRESRPSLSHENLLINELIREYLEFNKYKYTASVLIAESGQPVVPLDRQFLIRELNAFEESKDNSIPFLAWSFRWSSECASDRVNTAPCRQASQLEAHQKTRW; from the exons ATGGCGACTGTTACTGAGCTGAAAGCTG ttTTAAAGGACACCTTGGAAAAAAGGGGAGTGTTAGGACATTTAAAAGCAAGGATCCGTGCTGAAGTTTTCAATGCCCTGGATGATGATCGTGAATCCCGACCATCGTTGTCTCATGAGAACCTtctaattaatgaattaattaggGAGTATTTGgaattcaataaatataaatacacagcCTCTGTCCTCATAGCAG AATCTGGTCAACCTGTAGTTCCGTTGGACAGACAGTTTCTCATCCGTGAACTAAATGCCTTTGAAGAATCAAAGGATAACTCAAT CCCATTTCTTGCGTGGTCCTTCAGATGGAGTTCAGAATGTGCTTCTGACAGAGTCAACACTGCACCCTGCAGACAAGCATCTCAGCTGGAAGCCCACCAGAAGACCAGATG gtGA
- the Fopnl gene encoding lisH domain-containing protein FOPNL isoform X6, with amino-acid sequence MATVTELKAESGQPVVPLDRQFLIRELNAFEESKDNSIPFLAWSFRWSSECASDRVNTAPCRQASQLEAHQKTRW; translated from the exons ATGGCGACTGTTACTGAGCTGAAAGCTG AATCTGGTCAACCTGTAGTTCCGTTGGACAGACAGTTTCTCATCCGTGAACTAAATGCCTTTGAAGAATCAAAGGATAACTCAAT CCCATTTCTTGCGTGGTCCTTCAGATGGAGTTCAGAATGTGCTTCTGACAGAGTCAACACTGCACCCTGCAGACAAGCATCTCAGCTGGAAGCCCACCAGAAGACCAGATG gtGA
- the Fopnl gene encoding lisH domain-containing protein FOPNL isoform X4, with translation MATVTELKAVLKDTLEKRGVLGHLKARIRAEVFNALDDDRESRPSLSHENLLINELIREYLEFNKYKYTASVLIAESGQPVVPLDRQFLIRELNAFEESKDNSM, from the exons ATGGCGACTGTTACTGAGCTGAAAGCTG ttTTAAAGGACACCTTGGAAAAAAGGGGAGTGTTAGGACATTTAAAAGCAAGGATCCGTGCTGAAGTTTTCAATGCCCTGGATGATGATCGTGAATCCCGACCATCGTTGTCTCATGAGAACCTtctaattaatgaattaattaggGAGTATTTGgaattcaataaatataaatacacagcCTCTGTCCTCATAGCAG AATCTGGTCAACCTGTAGTTCCGTTGGACAGACAGTTTCTCATCCGTGAACTAAATGCCTTTGAAGAATCAAAGGATAACTCAATgtaa